In a genomic window of Streptomyces sp. NBC_00525:
- a CDS encoding helix-turn-helix transcriptional regulator: protein MTIDRRQLADFLRRSRDRVRPQDAGLPIGPRRRTPGLRREEVAQLAGMSADYYVRLEQARGPQPSPQILASLARALRLSGDERDHLHLLAGHRPPAGGPAGDHVEPGLLHLLDQLPTTPAQVIGDLGDVLAQNEAARALLGGVCTVSEYGRNLVWRWFTDPDQRAAYPPEEHAYYSRLHVADLRAAVGRRAGDPAAARLVSRLRAASEEFAGLWPLHEVAVRRRTRMRLLHPLVGPVELDCQVLLAPQGEQRLVLFTPPPGTDAAGQLALLGAVGSGQFSPSASSPSPGPSSPSPGPSSPVSAPSPRAAR, encoded by the coding sequence ATGACGATCGACCGCCGGCAGCTCGCCGACTTCCTGCGCCGTTCACGCGACCGGGTCCGCCCGCAGGACGCGGGGCTGCCCATCGGTCCGCGCCGCCGGACGCCGGGGCTGCGGCGGGAGGAGGTCGCCCAGCTGGCCGGGATGTCGGCCGACTACTACGTTCGCCTGGAGCAGGCGCGCGGTCCGCAGCCCTCGCCGCAGATCCTGGCCTCCCTGGCCCGCGCGCTGCGGCTGAGCGGTGACGAGCGGGACCATCTGCATCTGCTGGCGGGCCACCGCCCGCCCGCCGGGGGCCCGGCCGGGGACCATGTCGAACCCGGCCTGCTGCATCTGCTGGACCAGTTGCCGACGACCCCCGCCCAGGTCATCGGCGACCTCGGCGACGTCCTCGCGCAGAACGAGGCGGCGCGGGCCCTGCTGGGCGGGGTGTGCACGGTCTCGGAGTACGGGCGGAACCTGGTGTGGCGCTGGTTCACGGACCCGGACCAGCGGGCCGCGTACCCGCCGGAGGAGCACGCGTACTACAGCCGCCTGCACGTCGCCGATCTGCGGGCCGCCGTGGGCCGCCGGGCGGGCGACCCGGCCGCCGCGCGCCTGGTCAGCCGGCTCCGCGCGGCGAGCGAGGAGTTCGCCGGGCTCTGGCCGCTGCACGAGGTGGCGGTGCGCCGGCGCACCCGGATGCGGCTGCTCCATCCGCTCGTCGGCCCGGTCGAGCTGGACTGTCAGGTCCTCCTCGCGCCGCAGGGCGAGCAGCGCCTGGTCCTGTTCACCCCGCCGCCGGGCACGGACGCGGCGGGGCAGCTGGCCCTGTTGGGGGCGGTGGGGTCGGGGCAGTTCAGCCCGTCGGCGTCTTCTCCGTCTCCGGGCCCGTCTTCTCCGTCTCCGGGCCCGTCTTCTCCG
- a CDS encoding amidase family protein: MKKRSMAALTAILVVAPLVAVAPGSQAAPQNRSGGSARSAESTLVGGIDLDTVTIPELQARMARGSLSSVRLTLAYLRRIKAIDPKINAVLHTSPTALGQAAASDIRHRLGRTRGPLDGIPVLLKDNVDTRDMPTTAGSLALAGKPPRSDAELVAKLRAGGAVILGKANLSEWANFRAASPTSGWSAVGGQTHNPYVLDRNPCGSSAGSAAALAASLAQVAIGTETDGSIVCPAGMNAVVGLKPTLGVVSQSGVVPISAEQDTAGPMARNVIDTALTLSVIGGAPAAPDFAERATRPGSLRGKRIGLWRLPVLGTEVDALMTSTAERLRSAGAEVVEVDLPYQRRLGELEFPALLSEFHRDINAYLATRKGPRDLAELIEFNRTHPQEQTCFAGQELFEEALAAPPTTDPEYRAMRTELKDLSRRSIDEVMAEHDLDAIASPANPPAWTTDCARGDNDVIPSSTPAAVAGYPSLSVPAGFVGELPVGLLLIAGNGQDADLLSLGAAVEHRLDGRHAPRYLPTLPDTTG, from the coding sequence ATGAAGAAGAGAAGCATGGCGGCCCTGACCGCGATCCTGGTCGTGGCCCCGTTGGTCGCGGTGGCGCCCGGCTCGCAGGCGGCCCCCCAGAACCGTTCCGGCGGTTCGGCGCGATCCGCCGAATCGACGCTGGTCGGCGGCATCGACCTCGACACCGTCACCATCCCCGAACTGCAGGCCCGCATGGCCCGCGGCTCGCTGTCCTCGGTCCGGCTGACCCTCGCCTACCTGCGGCGGATCAAGGCCATCGACCCCAAGATCAACGCCGTGCTGCACACCAGCCCGACGGCCCTCGGGCAGGCGGCGGCCAGCGACATCAGACACCGCCTCGGCCGCACGCGCGGCCCGCTGGACGGCATCCCCGTCCTGCTCAAGGACAACGTGGACACCCGCGACATGCCGACGACCGCCGGGTCGCTCGCCCTGGCCGGGAAGCCGCCGCGGTCCGACGCCGAACTCGTCGCGAAGCTGCGCGCGGGCGGCGCGGTGATACTCGGCAAGGCCAACCTCTCGGAGTGGGCCAACTTCCGCGCCGCGTCGCCGACTTCGGGCTGGTCCGCGGTGGGCGGCCAGACCCACAACCCGTACGTCCTGGACCGCAACCCGTGCGGCTCGTCCGCCGGCTCGGCCGCCGCCCTCGCCGCCTCGCTGGCGCAGGTGGCGATCGGCACCGAGACGGACGGCTCCATCGTCTGCCCCGCCGGGATGAACGCCGTCGTCGGCCTCAAGCCGACCCTCGGCGTGGTCAGCCAGTCGGGCGTGGTGCCGATCTCCGCGGAGCAGGACACCGCCGGACCCATGGCCCGCAACGTCATCGACACCGCGCTCACCCTGTCGGTCATCGGCGGCGCCCCCGCGGCCCCGGACTTCGCCGAGCGGGCGACCCGTCCCGGCTCGCTGCGCGGCAAGCGGATCGGCCTGTGGCGGCTGCCGGTGCTCGGCACCGAGGTGGACGCCCTCATGACGAGCACCGCCGAGCGGCTGCGGAGCGCGGGCGCCGAGGTCGTCGAGGTGGACCTCCCGTACCAGCGGCGCCTGGGCGAGCTCGAATTCCCGGCCCTGCTCAGCGAGTTCCACCGGGACATCAACGCCTACCTCGCCACCCGCAAGGGCCCGCGCGACCTCGCCGAGCTGATCGAGTTCAACCGGACGCACCCGCAGGAGCAGACCTGCTTCGCCGGCCAGGAACTCTTCGAGGAGGCCCTCGCCGCACCGCCCACCACGGACCCGGAGTACCGGGCGATGCGCACGGAGCTGAAGGACCTGTCCCGCCGCTCCATCGACGAGGTCATGGCCGAGCACGACCTGGACGCGATCGCGTCGCCGGCGAACCCGCCCGCGTGGACGACCGACTGCGCGCGCGGCGACAACGACGTGATCCCGTCGTCCACGCCCGCCGCCGTGGCCGGCTACCCCTCGCTGTCGGTGCCCGCCGGCTTCGTCGGCGAACTGCCGGTGGGCCTGCTCCTCATAGCGGGCAACGGCCAGGACGCGGACCTGCTGAGCCTCGGCGCGGCCGTCGAACACCGCCTGGACGGCCGCCACGCCCCCCGCTACCTGCCGACGCTCCCGGACACCACCGGCTGA
- the folE gene encoding GTP cyclohydrolase I FolE, with protein sequence MAQQPIAAPPPPPPAALRVVPTGRAADLVAAEQAAGQFLRALGISTDSESLRGTPGRMARAYAELFTPRPFDLTTFPNDEGYDELVLARSIPLRSVCEHHLLPFTGTAHIGYLPGRRILGLSKLARILEHFACRPQVQERLTKQVADWLQTQLEPKGVGVVIQAEHTCMTLRGVQATGTTTMTSTLLGLLRTDARSRSEFLTLTALPG encoded by the coding sequence ATGGCCCAGCAGCCCATCGCCGCGCCGCCCCCGCCCCCGCCCGCGGCCCTGCGCGTGGTGCCGACCGGGCGGGCGGCGGACCTGGTGGCCGCCGAGCAGGCCGCCGGACAGTTCCTGCGGGCCCTCGGCATCAGCACCGATTCGGAGAGCCTGCGCGGTACGCCGGGCCGGATGGCCCGCGCCTACGCGGAGCTCTTCACGCCCCGCCCGTTCGATCTGACGACGTTCCCGAACGACGAGGGGTACGACGAGCTGGTCCTGGCCCGCAGCATCCCGCTGCGCTCGGTGTGCGAGCACCATCTGCTGCCCTTCACGGGCACCGCCCACATCGGGTACCTGCCCGGCCGGCGCATCCTGGGCCTGTCCAAACTCGCCCGCATACTCGAACACTTCGCCTGCCGTCCCCAGGTCCAGGAGCGCCTGACCAAGCAGGTCGCGGACTGGCTGCAGACCCAGCTGGAGCCGAAGGGGGTCGGCGTGGTCATCCAGGCCGAACACACCTGCATGACCCTGCGCGGAGTCCAGGCCACCGGCACCACCACGATGACCTCCACCCTCCTGGGCCTCCTGCGCACGGACGCCCGCTCCCGCAGCGAATTCCTCACCCTGACCGCACTACCGGGGTAG
- a CDS encoding carbohydrate binding domain-containing protein translates to MRTRHRLLACATAALLGGAGALMAPTAATAQAANLLTNPGFEAGTLDGWSCAGNAGSIVSSPVHGGSRALAAAVSNSDTARCAQTVSVQPSTKYTLSAWVRGSYTYLGVQGGTSTWTGSASDWKQLTVSFTTGSSQQSAEVYLHGWYGQGTYYADDISLDGPGGSDDTEAPSVPGNPRATGTSANSVSLAWDAASDNVGVSGYDVYRDGTLATSVTGTSATVGGLTPSTTYRFTVRAKDRAGNVSPDSATVTATTGKDGGSGDRFIQAAPYLYLGWGNPPSPTEVMQATGIKWYTMAFILAQNGCNPAWDSQRPLLGGQDEAAIKAIRAAGGDIVPSIGGWSGNKLGPNCSTTEALAGAYQKVIDAYDLKAIDIDIENTDEFENAAVQDRILGALKIVKQNNPGLRTIVTIPTLNTGPNSWGNRLIERAHALGADIDNFTIMPFNFGGAADMYGNTIKATEGLKTKLVSTFGWTDQQAYNHIGISGMNDSSDAGEVTTPQIWTQIRDWANSHDIGRLAFWAVNRDRPAWQFTSITAGFTG, encoded by the coding sequence GTGAGAACTCGGCATCGCCTGCTCGCCTGCGCCACCGCCGCCCTGCTCGGCGGCGCCGGCGCGCTGATGGCCCCGACCGCCGCCACGGCGCAAGCGGCCAACCTGCTGACCAACCCCGGTTTCGAGGCCGGCACCCTCGACGGCTGGTCCTGTGCCGGGAACGCCGGCTCGATCGTGAGCAGCCCCGTGCACGGCGGCAGCCGCGCGCTGGCCGCCGCCGTGAGCAACTCGGACACGGCGCGGTGCGCGCAGACGGTGTCCGTGCAGCCCAGCACGAAGTACACCCTCTCGGCGTGGGTGCGCGGCTCGTACACGTACCTCGGTGTCCAGGGCGGCACGTCCACCTGGACGGGCTCCGCCTCGGACTGGAAGCAGCTGACGGTCTCCTTCACCACCGGGTCCTCCCAGCAGAGCGCCGAGGTCTACCTGCACGGCTGGTACGGGCAGGGCACGTACTACGCGGACGACATCAGCCTGGACGGTCCGGGCGGCAGCGACGACACCGAGGCACCCTCCGTGCCCGGCAACCCGCGCGCCACCGGCACCTCCGCCAACAGCGTCTCGCTCGCCTGGGACGCGGCCTCCGACAACGTCGGCGTCAGCGGCTACGACGTGTACCGGGACGGCACCCTGGCGACCTCGGTGACGGGGACCTCCGCCACCGTCGGCGGGCTGACGCCCAGCACCACGTACCGCTTCACCGTCCGGGCGAAGGACCGCGCGGGCAACGTGTCCCCCGACTCCGCGACCGTCACCGCGACGACCGGGAAGGACGGCGGCAGCGGCGACCGCTTCATCCAGGCCGCCCCGTACCTCTACCTCGGCTGGGGCAACCCGCCGAGCCCGACCGAGGTCATGCAGGCCACCGGCATCAAGTGGTACACGATGGCGTTCATCCTCGCGCAGAACGGCTGCAACCCCGCCTGGGACAGCCAGCGTCCGCTGCTCGGCGGCCAGGACGAGGCGGCCATCAAGGCGATCCGGGCGGCCGGCGGTGACATCGTCCCGTCCATCGGCGGCTGGAGCGGCAACAAGCTCGGCCCCAACTGCTCGACGACGGAGGCGCTCGCCGGCGCGTACCAGAAGGTCATCGACGCCTATGACCTGAAGGCGATCGACATCGACATCGAGAACACCGACGAGTTCGAGAACGCCGCCGTGCAGGACCGCATCCTCGGCGCGCTGAAGATCGTCAAGCAGAACAACCCCGGTCTGCGGACGATCGTCACCATCCCCACGCTCAACACCGGGCCCAACTCCTGGGGCAACCGGCTGATCGAGCGCGCCCACGCCCTCGGCGCCGACATCGACAACTTCACCATCATGCCGTTCAACTTCGGCGGCGCGGCCGACATGTACGGCAACACCATCAAGGCCACCGAGGGGCTGAAAACCAAGCTCGTCTCCACCTTCGGCTGGACCGACCAGCAGGCGTACAACCACATCGGCATCTCCGGCATGAACGACTCCAGCGACGCCGGTGAGGTCACCACTCCGCAGATCTGGACCCAGATCCGCGACTGGGCCAACAGCCACGACATCGGCCGGCTCGCCTTCTGGGCGGTCAACCGGGACCGGCCGGCCTGGCAGTTCACCTCCATCACGGCGGGCTTCACCGGCTGA
- a CDS encoding helix-turn-helix transcriptional regulator encodes MTSDMTPPASPDDAAIDSLSALGEGTRRQMFSFIRRAHRPVTRDEAAAEAGISRKLAAFHLDKLVDAGLLRARYGSPTGVRKVGRQPKVYEPTDTPIRVSIPDRRHELLADLLVQAVVTEGDDETAVQAAMRTAGRRGEELGAEERARLRPGRLGAERGLTLCERMLDGHGFEPTREAPDRLRLRNCPFHPLAHQAPDLVCGMNHAFLTGYLRGLRTPAVEAVLAPRPGECCVEIRHAPAGDDTGTLNGP; translated from the coding sequence GTGACCTCCGACATGACCCCGCCGGCTTCCCCCGACGACGCCGCGATCGACTCGCTGAGCGCGCTCGGCGAGGGCACGCGGCGGCAGATGTTCTCCTTCATCCGCCGCGCCCACCGGCCCGTCACCCGCGACGAGGCCGCCGCCGAGGCGGGCATATCGCGCAAGCTCGCGGCCTTCCACCTCGACAAACTCGTCGACGCCGGCCTGCTGCGCGCGCGCTACGGCTCACCCACCGGCGTCCGCAAGGTCGGCCGCCAGCCCAAGGTGTACGAACCCACCGACACGCCCATCCGGGTGAGCATCCCGGACCGCCGCCACGAGCTCCTCGCGGACCTCCTGGTCCAGGCCGTCGTCACCGAGGGCGACGACGAGACGGCCGTGCAGGCGGCGATGCGCACGGCGGGCCGGCGGGGCGAGGAACTCGGCGCGGAGGAACGCGCCCGGCTGCGCCCCGGACGCCTCGGCGCCGAACGCGGCCTGACCCTGTGCGAGCGCATGCTCGACGGGCACGGCTTCGAGCCCACCCGCGAGGCCCCCGACCGGCTGCGGCTGCGCAACTGCCCCTTCCACCCGCTCGCCCACCAGGCCCCCGACCTGGTCTGCGGCATGAACCACGCCTTCCTCACGGGCTATCTGCGAGGGCTCCGCACCCCCGCCGTCGAGGCCGTCCTGGCCCCCCGCCCCGGCGAGTGCTGCGTCGAGATCCGCCACGCCCCGGCCGGCGACGACACCGGTACGCTCAACGGTCCATGA
- a CDS encoding RidA family protein, protein MARAVTLIRSASLSDIAEYAYAATAPAEARLIFLAGACPLNGDGSTAAVGDYAGQAQKAVENMRTALADAGATLRDVISTRVLVASARREDLVTAWQVVRDSFGDHDVPSTLMGVTVLGYDDQLVEIEAVAAVLDA, encoded by the coding sequence GTGGCTCGTGCCGTTACCCTGATCCGCTCCGCCTCCCTGTCCGACATCGCCGAGTACGCCTACGCGGCCACGGCGCCCGCCGAGGCCCGGCTGATCTTTCTGGCCGGGGCGTGTCCGCTGAACGGCGACGGCTCGACGGCCGCGGTCGGGGACTACGCCGGGCAGGCCCAGAAGGCCGTCGAGAACATGCGCACCGCCCTCGCGGACGCCGGCGCGACCCTCCGGGACGTCATCAGCACGCGCGTCCTCGTGGCGTCGGCCCGGCGCGAGGACCTGGTGACCGCCTGGCAGGTGGTCCGGGACTCCTTCGGCGACCACGACGTCCCCAGCACGCTGATGGGCGTCACCGTGCTGGGTTACGACGACCAACTCGTCGAGATCGAGGCCGTGGCCGCCGTACTCGACGCGTAG
- a CDS encoding lytic polysaccharide monooxygenase, with amino-acid sequence MRMKKTWAAALGALVAPAVALSLPAPSASAHGWVVTPSSRQDQCANRVIQCGPIKYEPASVEGPKGLRTCSGGDSRWADLDNDAKGWKVTPVGTTQTLTWTIEARHATSNWQYFIGDQKIAQFNDGGRIPAASVSHQLNFSGFSGKQKLLAVWNIADTANAFYACIDVNIGGGNDGGGNDGGGDDGGNDGGGDDGGEQPGDCTAGSWSAGSVYTGGQTVSHNGHNWRAKWWVTGEEPGTTGEWGVWEDLGAC; translated from the coding sequence ATGCGCATGAAGAAAACGTGGGCCGCAGCCCTGGGCGCCCTGGTCGCTCCCGCAGTGGCCCTGAGCCTCCCCGCCCCCTCGGCGAGCGCCCACGGCTGGGTGGTCACGCCGTCCAGCCGTCAGGACCAGTGCGCCAACCGCGTGATCCAGTGCGGCCCGATCAAGTACGAGCCGGCGAGTGTCGAGGGCCCGAAGGGACTGCGCACCTGCAGCGGGGGCGACTCCCGCTGGGCGGACCTGGACAACGACGCCAAGGGCTGGAAGGTCACCCCGGTCGGCACCACGCAGACCCTGACGTGGACGATCGAGGCGCGCCACGCCACGAGCAACTGGCAGTACTTCATCGGCGACCAGAAGATCGCCCAGTTCAACGACGGCGGCCGCATCCCCGCCGCCTCGGTCAGCCACCAGCTGAACTTCAGCGGGTTCAGCGGCAAGCAGAAGCTGCTCGCCGTCTGGAACATCGCGGACACCGCCAACGCGTTCTACGCCTGCATCGACGTGAACATCGGCGGCGGCAACGACGGTGGTGGCAATGACGGCGGTGGCGACGACGGCGGCAACGACGGCGGCGGTGACGACGGCGGCGAGCAGCCCGGCGACTGCACGGCCGGCTCCTGGAGCGCCGGCAGCGTCTACACCGGCGGCCAGACCGTCTCGCACAACGGCCACAACTGGCGGGCCAAGTGGTGGGTGACCGGCGAGGAGCCCGGCACCACCGGCGAGTGGGGCGTCTGGGAGGACCTCGGCGCCTGCTGA
- a CDS encoding DUF2231 domain-containing protein, whose product MAQPQQAKQPVSAALAGPYGHPFHPMLVTVPLGAWTGSLVFDIASRFADDPAFLARGSMWLIAVGVIGALAAALVGCLDLFAVPTGTRAFRVALLHMTLNVLATAAYAGNFLWRHAGSGPVGRVGAGQLALAAVSFAVLGAGGWLGGRLAFRYGVRVADEAVQAEGFTPARPTG is encoded by the coding sequence ATGGCCCAGCCGCAGCAGGCCAAGCAGCCCGTGAGCGCCGCTCTCGCCGGCCCGTACGGGCATCCGTTCCATCCGATGCTGGTCACCGTTCCCCTCGGGGCGTGGACCGGCAGCCTGGTCTTCGACATCGCCTCCCGGTTCGCGGACGACCCGGCGTTCCTGGCCCGTGGATCGATGTGGCTGATCGCCGTCGGCGTGATCGGCGCCCTGGCCGCCGCGCTGGTCGGCTGCCTGGACCTGTTCGCCGTCCCCACCGGCACCCGCGCTTTCCGGGTGGCCCTGCTCCACATGACGCTCAATGTGCTGGCGACCGCCGCGTACGCCGGCAACTTCCTGTGGCGGCACGCCGGTTCCGGTCCCGTGGGCCGGGTCGGCGCCGGTCAGCTCGCCCTCGCCGCCGTCTCCTTCGCCGTGCTCGGCGCCGGCGGGTGGCTGGGCGGCAGGCTCGCCTTCCGTTACGGCGTACGCGTCGCGGACGAGGCGGTCCAGGCCGAGGGGTTCACCCCGGCACGTCCCACCGGCTGA
- a CDS encoding alpha/beta fold hydrolase has product MTTPATPATTLRTVDVGTARVAYDLTGTGPNPPLLLVHGTGSAGAALTWGGVVPRFAGSRTVITPDLSGTERTTDDGGPLSIKGLAEQVIAVIEDAGAGPVDLLGFSLGSPVSAAVAARRPDLVRRLVLVAGWAHTDGDEYLRNLFTLWRRIGDNDPAAFGRSVTMTGFSRAFLNAVGRDEVEAMIPNLPPTPGTLRHVDLNLRVDIRALLPRIEAPTLVIGNTRDATVPVDHSRALHEAITGSAYTEIDAGHVVLFERTAEFTDRVAAFLAQ; this is encoded by the coding sequence ATGACGACCCCCGCCACCCCCGCAACCACCCTCCGCACCGTCGACGTCGGCACCGCCCGGGTCGCCTACGACCTCACCGGCACCGGACCGAACCCCCCGCTGCTGCTCGTCCACGGCACCGGATCGGCCGGGGCCGCGCTGACCTGGGGCGGCGTCGTCCCCCGGTTCGCCGGCTCCCGTACGGTGATCACCCCGGACCTCTCCGGCACCGAACGCACCACCGACGACGGCGGCCCGCTCAGCATCAAGGGACTCGCCGAACAGGTGATCGCCGTCATCGAGGACGCCGGTGCCGGACCGGTGGACCTGCTCGGCTTCTCCCTCGGTTCCCCGGTCTCCGCCGCCGTCGCCGCCCGGCGGCCCGACCTGGTGCGCCGGCTGGTCCTGGTCGCGGGCTGGGCCCACACCGACGGGGACGAGTACCTGCGCAACCTGTTCACGCTGTGGCGGCGAATCGGCGACAACGACCCCGCCGCCTTCGGCCGGAGCGTGACGATGACCGGGTTCAGCCGGGCCTTCCTCAACGCCGTCGGACGCGACGAGGTCGAGGCGATGATCCCCAACCTGCCGCCCACACCGGGCACCCTGCGCCACGTGGACCTCAACCTGCGCGTCGACATCCGCGCCCTGCTGCCACGCATCGAGGCGCCCACGCTGGTCATCGGCAACACCCGGGACGCCACCGTCCCGGTCGACCACAGCCGCGCCCTGCACGAGGCGATCACCGGCAGCGCGTACACGGAGATCGACGCCGGACACGTGGTGCTCTTCGAGCGGACGGCCGAGTTCACGGACCGGGTGGCCGCGTTCCTGGCGCAGTGA